Proteins encoded within one genomic window of Saccharomyces paradoxus chromosome V, complete sequence:
- the GIP2 gene encoding Gip2p (regulatory subunit of protein phosphatase Glc7p~similar to YER054C) → MYIKAEQKPQRFERKNEKLDRNKNHHLPNLETDFKGYNVNSDLCKEERNGNTEETLNSLKFLHKPQRVTQMRANRFPEEEVQRNTDLNKRLFSAGNDENVGNESGWSRSDFSKNRTGAERLNGSTKPPFKIELPPLSPKSTVPNSFQTEYPEAKSPGNDMNFEYDEEILIPFAPPVYKKSGELLKSSLKRRSKSLPTTPGIRSGNGGQARDGSPMLIRSKSVHFDQAAPVKYFAEDESPINVNKTEQHDNRLSFKHKAVNLMVDPEEETKMLSSGLETTSIDDDLTTVAPKGFTHPAKISSPGNGKSTNNPKLRKSKRFQNLLKNRTAIPPSKSDKKSMNGGGYEVSNRNLKNYYVVGLYSKNFPILSNKNPKSLKLNIFINLSQNKKVFLQELSLYIHRDNNFFLNPSSFNNMPNGHKGSDRDGLAKGYNAGCTRLIAGRILVKNIFYDKRVVVRYTWDSWRTTHEVECVYISDGDGILPGTNMDIFHFIIDDASKVDPRGRLEFCIHYSTRNDSEREEYWDNNNGNNYKVDVVMDGFNDPFAAAA, encoded by the coding sequence ATGTATATTAAGGCAGAACAGAAACCCCAACGATTTGAGAggaagaatgaaaaattagacAGAAATAAAAACCATCACCTACCAAATCTCGAAACAGATTTTAAGGGTTACAACGTAAATTCAGACTTATGCAAGGAAGAACGAAATGGAAATACCGAGGAGACTTTGAACTCTTTGAAGTTTTTACATAAACCTCAACGAGTAACTCAAATGAGAGCGAACAGGTTCCCAGAGGAAGAAGTGCAAAGGAACACTgatttgaacaaaagaCTTTTCTCCGCAggaaatgatgaaaacgTTGGGAACGAGAGCGGCTGGTCAAGAAGTGACTTTTCCAAGAATCGAACTGGAGCAGAACGATTGAATGGCAGTACGAAACCCCCATTTAAGATAGAACTGCCTCCTTTGTCTCCCAAATCCACCGTACCAAACTCTTTTCAAACTGAATATCCAGAGGCTAAATCGCCTGGCAATGATATGAATTTTGaatatgatgaagaaattctGATTCCATTTGCACCGCCTGTTTATAAAAAGTCAGGGGAATTACTGAAGAGctcattgaaaagaagatcaAAATCATTACCTACAACCCCAGGTATAAGGAGTGGGAATGGTGGTCAAGCAAGAGACGGTAGTCCAATGTTGATTAGGAGTAAGAGTGTTCATTTTGATCAAGCTGCACCTGTAAAATATTTTGCTGAGGATGAAAGTCCTATAAACGTTAATAAAACTGAACAGCACGATAATCGCTTAAGCTTCAAACATAAGGCAGTGAATCTGATGGTAGACCCAGAAGAAGAGACAAAAATGCTATCATCTGGATTAGAAACAACTTCCATAGATGACGACTTGACAACAGTTGCACCAAAAGGGTTTACACACCCTGCTAAAATTTCAAGTCCAGGCAATGGCAAAAGTACCAACAACCCtaaattaagaaaaagtaaaagatTTCAGAACCTTCTAAAGAACAGGACTGCAATCCCACCATCAAAATCTGATAAAAAATCTATGAACGGTGGCGGTTATGAAGTTTCGAATCgtaatttaaaaaattattatgTTGTTGGGCTGTATAGCAAGAATTTCCCCATTTTAAGCAACAAGAATCCCAAAAGTTTAAAGCTGAACATTTTTATCAACTTATCACAAAACAAGAAAGTTTTTCTGCAAGAATTGTCATTATACATTCACAGAGataacaatttctttttaaatcCATCCTCATTTAATAATATGCCCAATGGCCACAAAGGTAGTGACCGTGATGGTCTGGCTAAGGGTTATAACGCTGGCTGTACAAGATTAATTGCTGGAAGGATACTAGTGAAAAACATTTTCTATGATAAAAGAGTGGTAGTACGATATACGTGGGATAGTTGGAGAACAACACATGAAGTGGAGTGCGTTTACATCAGTGATGGGGATGGAATATTACCGGGCACTAATATGgacattttccatttcattATTGATGATGCCAGCAAAGTGGATCCCCGCGGCAGGTTAGAATTTTGCATTCATTATTCCACACGTAACGACTCTGAGCGCGAAGAGTACTGGGACAACAATAACGGGAATAACTATAAAGTGGATGTTGTAATGGATGGCTTCAACGACCCGTTCGCGGCAGCAGCCTAA
- the HIS1 gene encoding ATP phosphoribosyltransferase (ATP phosphoribosyltransferase~similar to YER055C): MDLVNHLTDRLLFAIPKKGRLYSKSVSILNGADINFHRSQRLDIALCTSLPIALIFLPAADIPTFVGEGKCDLGITGVDQVRESDVDVDLAIDLQFGNCKLQVQVPVNGEYKKPEQLIGKTIVTSFVRLAERYFAGLEGTTVEKMTTKIKYVGGSVEASCALGIGDAIVDLVESGETMRAAGLVDIATVLGTSAYLIESKNPKSDKSLIATIKSRIEGVMTAQKFVSCIYNAPEDKLPELLKVTPGRRAPTISKIDDEGWVAVSSMIERKTKGVVLDELKRLGASDIMVFEISNCRV; the protein is encoded by the coding sequence ATGGATTTGGTCAATCATCTAACTGATAGACTGCTGTTTGCAATCCCAAAGAAAGGTCGTTTATATTCCAAAAGTGTCTCTATTTTGAATGGCGCTGATATTAATTTCCACCGTTCTCAAAGATTAGACATAGCACTATGCACAAGCTTACCTATAGCATTGATCTTTTTGCCTGCTGCAGATATTCCAACTTTTGTTGGTGAAGGTAAGTGTGACCTTGGTATAACTGGTGTTGATCAAGTTCGTGAATCTGATGTCGACGTGGATTTAGCAATCGATCTGCAATTTGGTAACTGTAAATTGCAGGTGCAAGTCCCAGTAAATGGCGAATATAAAAAACCAGAACAATTAATCGGCAAAACTATTGTTACCAGTTTTGTGAGACTTGCTGAAAGATACTTCGCGGGGTTGGAGGGAACTAccgttgaaaaaatgacaacaaAGATAAAGTATGTTGGTGGTTCCGTGGAAGCATCCTGCGCTCTGGGAATTGGTGATGCTATTGTGGATCTTGTAGAAAGTGGTGAGACAATGAGAGCAGCAGGCTTGGTCGATATTGCCACTGTTCTAGGTACAAGTGCCTATCTAATAGAATCCAAGAATCCAAAGAGTGATAAGAGTTTGATTGCTACCATAAAATCAAGAATTGAAGGTGTTATGACCGCTCAAAAATTCGTTTCGTGTATTTATAACGCACCTGAAGATAAGCTACCCGAACTTTTGAAGGTGACACCTGGTCGTAGAGCACCAACCATTTCgaaaattgatgatgaggGATGGGTTGCTGTTAGTTCTATGATTGAGAGAAAGACAAAGGGTGTTGTTTTagatgaattgaaaagacTCGGTGCATCCGATATCAtggtttttgaaatttctaatTGTCGTGTATAA
- the FCY2 gene encoding purine-cytosine permease (Purine-cytosine permease~similar to YER056C) produces MLEEGNNVYEIQDLEKRSPVIGSSLENEKKVAASETFTATSEDDQQYIVESSEATKLSWFHKFFASLNAETKGVEPVTEDEKSDDSILNAASMWFSANMVIASYALGALGPMVFGLNFGQSVLVIIFFNIMGLIFVAFFSVFGAELGLRQMILSRYLVGNVTARIFSLINVIACVGWGIVNTSVSAQLLNMVNEGSGHVCPLWAGCLIIIGGTVLVTFFGYSVIHAYEKWSWVPNFAVFLVIIAQLSRSGKFKGGEWVGGATTAGGVLSFGSSIFGFAAGWTTYAADYTVYMPKKTNKYKIFFSLVAGLAFPLFFTMILGAASAMAALNDPTWKAYYDKNAMGGVIYAILVPNSLNGFGQFCCVLLALSTIANNIPNMYTVALSAQALWAPLAKIPRVVWTMAGNAATLGISIPATYYFDSFMENFMDSIGYYLAIYIAISCSEHFFYRRSFSAYNVDDWDNWGRLPIGIAGTSALIVGAFGVALGMCQTYWVGEIGRLIGEYGGDIGFELGASWAFIIFNILRPLEIKYFGR; encoded by the coding sequence ATGCTGGAAGAGGGAAATAATGTTTACGAAATCCAGGACTTGGAGAAGAGATCTCCTGTAATAGGCTCAAGTCTGGAAAATGAGAAGAAGGTAGCCGCTTCTGAAACTTTTACAGCAACTTCCGAAGATGACCAACAATACATCGTTGAATCATCAGAGGCCACAAAATTATCATGGTTCCATAAGTTCTTTGCCAGTTTAAATGCAGAAACAAAGGGTGTTGAACCAGTCACAGAGGATGAAAAATCTGACGATTCCATACTGAATGCTGCGTCCATGTGGTTTTCAGCCAATATGGTCATTGCATCATATGCTTTAGGTGCCTTAGGTCCCATGGTATTCGGTCTAAACTTTGGTCAAAGTGTTTTGGTTATCATCTTTTTTAATATAATGGGTTTAATATTTGTTGCGTTCTTTTCCGTCTTTGGTGCTGAACTGGGTTTAAGACAGATGATTTTGTCCAGATATCTGGTTGGTAATGTAACGGCAAGAATTTTCTCTCTTATTAACGTTATTGCTTGTGTCGGTTGGGGTATTGTGAATACCTCTGTCTCCGCGCAACTGTTGAATATGGTGAATGAAGGTTCTGGTCATGTCTGTCCTCTTTGGGCTGGTTGTCTGATCATTATTGGTGGTACTGTGCTTGtgactttttttggttatAGTGTCATTCATGCATACGAAAAATGGTCCTGGGTGCCCAACTTTGCCGTCTTTTTAGTCATTATTGCTCAACTATCGAGATCAGGAAAGTTTAAAGGAGGGGAATGGGTAGGAGGCGCAACTACTGCAGGTGGCGtcctttcttttggttCTTCTATTTTCGGTTTTGCCGCAGGGTGGACGACATATGCAGCTGACTATACTGTATATATGCCAAAGAAGACAAACAAGTACAAGATTTTCTTCTCCCTAGTTGCTGGTCTAGCGTTCCCTCTATTTTTCACTATGATTCTTGGTGCTGCCTCCGCTATGGCTGCTCTTAATGACCCAACCTGGAAGGCATATTATGATAAAAATGCTATGGGTGGCGTTATATATGCTATTTTGGTCCCTAACTCTCTAAACGGGTTTGGTCAATTCTGCTGTGTTTTGTTAGCATTGTCTACTATTGCTAATAATATTCCAAATATGTATACCGTTGCTTTATCTGCCCAAGCTCTGTGGGCGCCTTTGGCTAAAATACCTAGAGTAGTCTGGACAATGGCAGGTAATGCTGCAACTTTAGGTATTTCCATCCCCGCCACCTATTACTTTGACAGTTTTatggaaaatttcatgGATTCCATCGGTTACTACTTAGCTATTTACATTGCCATTTCTTGTTCAGAGCACTTTTTCTACAGGCGTTCGTTCAGTGCTTATAATGTCGATGATTGGGATAATTGGGGACGTTTACCTATCGGTATTGCGGGTACTTCTGCCTTAATTGTCGGTGCCTTCGGTGTTGCATTGGGTATGTGTCAAACTTATTGGGTTGGTGAAATTGGTCGTTTGATCGGAGAGTATGGTGGTGATATCGGGTTCGAGTTAGGTGCAAGTTGGgccttcatcatcttcaacatCTTGAGGCctttagaaataaaatatttcggTCGTTAA
- the RPL34A gene encoding 60S ribosomal protein eL34 (Purine-cytosine permease~similar to YER056C), whose protein sequence is MAQRVTFRRRNPYNTRSNKIKVVKTPGGILRAQHVKKLATRPKCGDCGNALQGISTLRPRQYATVSKTHKTVSRAYGGSRCANCVKERIVRAFLIEEQKIVKKVVKEQTEAAKKSEKKAKK, encoded by the exons ATGGCCCAACGTGTTActttcagaagaagaaatccaT ACAACACCCGTTCTAACAAAATCAAGGTTGTTAAGACACCAGGTGGTATTTTGCGTGCCCAACATGTTAAAAAATTAGCTACCAGACCAAAGTGTGGTGACTGTGGTAACGCTTTGCAAGGTATCTCTACTTTGAGACCAAGACAATACGCCACTGTTTCCAAGACCCACAAGACTGTTTCCAGAGCTTACGGTGGTTCTAGATGTGCCAACTGTGTCAAGGAAAGAATTGTTAGAGCTTTCTTGATCGAAGAACAGAAAATTGTCAAGAAGGTTGTCAAGGAACAAACTGAAGCTGCCAAGAAATCCGAAAAGAAGGCcaagaaataa
- the HMF1 gene encoding putative isoleucine biosynthesis protein HMF1 (Member of the p14.5 protein family~similar to YER057C) yields the protein MATKLTPVICESAPAAAASYSHAMKVNNLIFLSGQIPVTPDNKLVEGSIADKAEQVIQNIKNVLESSNSSLDRVVKVNIFLADINHFAEFNSVYAKYFSTHKPARSCVAVAALPLGVDMEMEAIAAERD from the coding sequence ATGGCCACCAAGTTAACTCCTGTTATTTGTGAATCCGCACCAGCTGCTGCGGCTTCTTACTCCCATGCTATGAAAGTGAACAACTTAATTTTCCTTTCTGGTCAAATTCCAGTGACGCCAGACAACAAGTTGGTTGAAGGCTCCATCGCTGATAAGGCTGAACAAGTGATTCAAAACATTAAAAACGTTCTGGAATCAAGCAATTCCTCATTGGACAGGGTCGTCAAAGTAAACATTTTCCTGGCAGATATCAATCACTTTGCTGAATTCAACTCCGTTTATGCCAAGTATTTCAGCACTCACAAACCTGCTAGATCATGCGTTGCCGTTGCAGCTTTACCATTAGGCGTTGACATGGAAATGGAAGCCATTGCTGCAGAAAGAGATTAG
- the PET117 gene encoding Pet117p (Protein required for assembly of cytochrome c oxidase~similar to YER058W): MSRASKITFTVSCLITAVTVVGVHYVQEMERETLHQGPIKDAKRVEEKRLRNTNGPASLDPAKERKRYFNMSEHEEQKELRKKYETMQPLSGEVVTKDGEVVKESKR, translated from the coding sequence ATGAGTAGGGCTAGTAAGATAACTTTTACAGTTTCCTGCCTGATAACGGCAGTGACAGTAGTAGGCGTGCATTATGTCCAGGAAATGGAGAGGGAAACTCTGCATCAGGGTCCGATAAAAGATGCTAAACGAGTCGAAGAGAAAAGATTGAGGAACACAAATGGACCTGCATCACTGGATCCtgcaaaagaaaggaaaaggtaCTTCAATATGAGTGAACACGAGGAACAGAAAGAGTTGCGAAAGAAATATGAGACTATGCAACCGCTTAGTGGAGAAGTTGTAACCAAGGATGGTGAGGTGGTCAAAGAATCTAAGAGATAA
- the PCL6 gene encoding Pcl6p (Pho85p cyclin of the Pho80p subfamily~similar to YER059W), with product MSVKGDSPSSTNASNSPKSTYSIQSDDKVNLGSGNVDIRTDNPQQDNSRRDIVVVTRVASEETLESQSSTSSMGIRPESSFNYEDASNQARVEINSRAHGSNMNTINKYNPVRFPKNNERQFSETNNLNEKVQGAHTVQSSTQEDKILDGDKSNLQVTPSLNIAEFPTDKLLKMLTALLTKIIKSNDRTAATNPSLTQEIENGRCLALTENEKKYLSPVLGFRGKHVPQIGLDQYFQRIQKYCPTTNDVFLSLLVYFDRISKRCNSATTTPKTNTAKRDSTSDGYSLNKANRGADKMSACNSNENNENNDSDDENTDVQKDSRPHPQMFVMDSHNIHRLIIAGITVSTKFLSDFFYSNSRYSRVGGISLQELNHLELQFLVLCDFELLISVNELQRYADLLYRFWNNAKAQSQALVTSM from the coding sequence ATGTCTGTCAAAGGTGATTCTCCCTCATCGACAAATGCCAGCAATAGTCCGAAGTCTACGTATTCAATACAATCAGATGATAAAGTAAACCTTGGTAGTGGCAACGTCGATATACGTACAGATAATCCACAACAAGACAATAGTAGGCGTGACATTGTGGTAGTGACGAGGGTAGCCTCTGAGGAGACTTTGGAGTCACAATCGTCTACTTCGTCAATGGGGATTAGACCAGAATCATCCTTCAATTATGAGGATGCCTCCAACCAGGCCAGAGTTGAGATAAATAGTCGGGCACATGGCTCAAACATGAACACAATTAACAAATATAATCCAGTACGATTCCCAAAGAATAACGAAAGGCAATTTAGCGAGACAAACAATTTGAATGAGAAAGTGCAAGGTGCTCATACAGTTCAATCATCTACCCAGGAAGACAAAATACTCGATGGTGACAAAAGTAATCTACAAGTGACTCCGTCTTTGAACATTGCAGAGTTCCCTACAGACAAGCTTCTTAAAATGCTGACAGCCTTATTAACTAAAATTATTAAATCAAATGATAGGACAGCAGCGACAAATCCTAGTTTGACACAAGAGATTGAAAACGGCAGGTGTCTCGCACTAACTgagaatgaaaagaaatatttaagCCCTGTACTGGGGTTCAGAGGGAAGCACGTACCACAAATTGGCCTTGACCAATATTTTCAGAGGATCCAGAAGTATTGCCCCACAACGAATGATGTATTTTTATCGCTCCTCGTATATTTCGATAGAATATCCAAAAGATGCAATAGTGCTACTACGACGCCTAAAACTAATACTGCAAAACGTGATTCAACCTCCGATGGATACTCCCTAAATAAAGCTAATAGGGGCGCCGACAAAATGTCCGCATGTAACAGTaacgaaaataatgaaaataacGATTCAGATGACGAAAATACAGACGTTCAAAAGGATTCAAGGCCACATCCTCAGATGTTTGTGATGGATTCACATAATATTCACAGATTGATCATAGCTGGTATCACCGTAAGTACGAAGTTTCTGAGCGATTTCTTCTACAGCAATTCGAGATACTCAAGGGTAGGAGGTATATCTTTACAAGAACTCAATCATTTGGAGCTGCAGTTCCTGGTTTTGTGTGATTTTGAACTTTTAATATCAGTCAATGAATTGCAGAGATACGCGGACTTATTATACAGGTTTTGGAATAACGCAAAAGCCCAATCACAGGCACTAGTTACGAGCATGTAG
- the FCY21 gene encoding purine-cytosine permease (purine-cytosine permease~similar to YER060W), producing MPLNGTQNFNYELKDLESRAHDAKTPSTNEFYDDVESHGTEELVETKLSVLNRIAAGLSAETKGIEPITEEEKTDDSILNAASMWFSANMVLPAYAIGALGPMVFDLNFGQSVLVIIFFNLLGLVSVAFFSVFGAELGLRQMVLSRYLVGNIAARIFSFINFIACIGWGIVNTVASSQVLNMVNPGHQCPLWAGCIVIIGATVIVTFFGYGVIHAYEKWAWVPNFAVFLVIIARLARSKKFVLGEWTSGPTTAGNVLSFGSTVYGFAAGWTTYAADYTVYMPRKTNKYKIFFSLVVGLATPLFFTMILGAAVAMAAVGDPAWKTYYDENSIGGLTFAVLVPNSVHGFGQFCCVLLSLSTIANNVPNMYTIALSVQATWEPLAKVPRVIWTLLGNAAALGIAIPACYYFSTFMNYFMDSIGYYLAIYIAIACSEHFIYRRSFSAYNVDDWDNWERLPIGIAGTAALIVGAFGVALGMCQTYWVGEIGRLIGDYGGDIGFELGLSWAFIVYNIARPLELKYFGR from the coding sequence ATGCCTCTGAACGGCactcaaaatttcaattatGAGCTTAAAGACCTTGAGTCCCGAGCTCACGATGCAAAGACTCCTTCAACGAATGAATTCTATGATGACGTAGAATCGCACGGAACAGAAGAATTAGTTGAAACTAAACTGTCGGTTTTGAACAGGATCGCTGCTGGCCTAAGTGCCGAGACAAAGGGTATTGAACCGATTacagaggaagaaaaaacggATGATTCTATACTGAACGCTGCATCTATGTGGTTTTCAGCTAACATGGTTCTGCCTGCCTACGCCATTGGCGCCCTAGGACCTATGGTGTTTGATCTAAATTTTGGCCAAAGTGTTCTGgtcatcattttcttcaacctCTTAGGTTTGGTATCAGTCgccttcttttctgttttcgGTGCAGAACTGGGTCTAAGACAGATGGTTTTGTCCAGATATTTAGTTGGTAATATTGCAGCTAGaatcttctctttcattAATTTTATTGCCTGTATTGGTTGGGGTATCGTTAACACAGTAGCAAGTTCGCAAGTTTTGAATATGGTTAACCCCGGTCATCAATGCCCTCTTTGGGCCGGTTGTATAGTCATTATTGGTGCTACTGTGATTGTAACTTTTTTCGGCTATGGAGTCATTCATGCTTACGAGAAATGGGCATGGGTACCAAATTTTGCCGTTTTTTTGGTAATTATTGCTCGTCTCGCAAGGTCTAAGAAATTTGTCCTTGGGGAATGGACATCTGGTCCCACTACTGCAGGTAACGTGCTTTCATTTGGATCAACTGTTTATGGGTTTGCTGCAGGCTGGACAACATATGCCGCTGATTATACCGTCTATATGCCAAGGAAAACGAATAAGTataaaatcttcttctcaCTTGTAGTCGGTTTAGCAACACCGTTATTTTTTACTATGATTCTTGGTGCTGCTGTGGCAATGGCCGCTGTCGGTGATCCAGCCTGGAAGACGTATTATGATGAAAATTCGATAGGTGGTTTAACGTTTGCTGTTCTTGTTCCCAACTCTGTTCATGGATTCGGTCAGTTCTGTTGTGTGTTATTATCTTTGTCTACTATCGCTAATAATGTTCCCAACATGTACACTATTGCTCTATCAGTGCAAGCCACATGGGAACCTCTTGCAAAAGTCCCAAGAGTTATTTGGACTTTATTAGGTAATGCAGCCGCACTGGGTATTGCCATTCCTGCCTGCTACTATTTTTCTACCTTCATGAATTATTTTATGGATTCTATCGGATATTATTTGGCTATCTATATTGCCATCGCATGTTCAGAGCATTTTATCTACAGGCGTTCCTTCAGTGCTTACAATGTTGATGATTGGGATAACTGGGAACGTCTACCTATCGGTATCGCGGGTACTGCTGCCTTGATTGTGGGTGCCTTCGGTGTTGCATTGGGTATGTGTCAAACTTATTGGGTTGGCGAAATTGGGCGCTTAATTGGTGATTATGGAGGTGACATTGGGTTTGAGTTGGGGTTAAGTTGGGCGTTTATTGTTTACAACATTGCTAGACCATTGGAGCTTAAGTACTTTGGTCGCTAA
- the FCY22 gene encoding purine-cytosine permease (purine-cytosine permease~similar to YER060W): protein MPQKLAMSMADTRDAGRELKDLESGVLDTKSSAANVYYEDVESHVTNEFVDDKLGSNGTHKSVYNKPSFFNRIAAALNAETKGIEPVTEDEKTDNSILNAATIWFSANMVIVAYSVGALGPLVFSLNFGQSVLIIIFFNIMGLIPVALFSLFGVQLGLRQMILSRYLAGNITARFFSLVNVIACIGWCVLNISVSAQLLNMVNEGSGHVCPLWAGCLIIAGGTVLVTFFGYSVIHAYEKWSWVPNFAAFLVIIAQLSRSGKFKGGEWVGGATTAGGVLSFGSAVFGSAAGWATYAADYTVYMPKNTSKYKIFFSVAAGLAFPLFFTMILGAACGMAALNDPTWKAYYDKNAMGGVIYAILVPNSLNGFGQFCCVLLALSTVANNVPGMYTVALSAQALWAPLAKIPRVVWTMAANAATLGISIPATYYFDGFMENFMDSIGYYLAIYIAIACSEHFIYRRSFSAYNVDDWDNWERLPIGIAGTAALIVGAFGVALGMCQTYWVGEISRLIGEYGGDIGFELGGSWAFIIYNIVRPLELKYFGR from the coding sequence atgcCTCAAAAGTTAGCCATGTCAATGGCTGATACACGAGATGCGGGCCGTGAGCTTAAGGATCTCGAATCTGGAGTTCTTGACACGAAGTCTTCTGCCGCTAATGTATACTATGAGGATGTAGAGTCGCATGTAACTAACGAATTTGTGGATGATAAGCTAGGATCGAACGGAACGCACAAATCAGTTTATAATAAACcatcctttttcaataggATTGCGGCAGCTTTGAATGCGGAGACGAAGGGTATTGAACCAGTTACAGAGGACGAAAAAACTGATAATTCGATACTCAATGCCGCCACTATATGGTTTTCAGCAAATATGGTCATTGTAGCCTACTCCGTAGGTGCCTTGGGCCCCCTGGTATTTAGTCTAAATTTCGGCCAAAGCGTTTTaattatcatttttttcaatattatGGGTTTGATACCTGTCGCAttattttcacttttcGGGGTACAACTAGGTTTGAGACAGATGATTCTATCCAGATATTTGGCTGGTAATATCACAGCAAgatttttctctcttgtTAACGTTATTGCTTGCATCGGTTGGTGTGttttaaatatttcggTTTCCGCTCAACTGCTGAATATGGTGAATGAAGGTTCTGGTCATGTCTGTCCTCTTTGGGCTGGTTGTTTGATTATTGCTGGTGGTACCGTGCTTGtgactttttttggttatAGTGTCATTCATGCATACGAAAAATGGTCCTGGGTGCCCAACTTTGCTGCCTTTTTAGTCATTATTGCTCAACTATCGAGATCAGGAAAGTTTAAAGGAGGGGAATGGGTAGGAGGCGCAACTACTGCAGGTGGCGTTCTTTCTTTCGGTTCTGCCGTTTTTGGATCTGCTGCAGGTTGGGCAACATATGCAGCTGATTACACCGTTTATATGCCAAAGAACACGAGCAAATAcaagattttcttttctgtagCAGCCGGTCTAGCGTTCCCCTTATTTTTCACTATGATTCTTGGTGCTGCTTGTGGTATGGCTGCTCTTAATGATCCAACCTGGAAGGCATATTATGATAAAAATGCTATGGGTGGCGTTATATATGCTATTTTGGTCCCTAACTCTCTAAACGGGTTTGGTCAATTCTGTTGTGTTCTTCTGGCTCTTTCAACAGTCGCTAATAATGTCCCTGGAATGTATACTGTTGCTTTATCCGCCCAGGCTTTGTGGGCACCTTTGGCTAAAATCCCGAGAGTAGTCTGGACAATGGCTGCCAATGCTGCAACTTTAGGTATTTCCATTCCTGCTACCTATTACTTTGACGGTTTTatggaaaatttcatgGATTCTATCGGATATTATTTGGCTATCTATATTGCCATCGCATGTTCAGAGCATTTTATCTACAGGCGTTCCTTCAGTGCTTACAATGTTGATGATTGGGATAACTGGGAACGTCTACCTATCGGTATCGCGGGTACTGCTGCCTTGATTGTGGGTGCCTTCGGTGTTGCATTGGGTATGTGTCAAACTTACTGGGTTGGCGAGATCAGTCGTTTGATCGGAGAGTATGGTGGTGATATCGGGTTCGAGTTAGGCGGAAGTTGGGCATTCATCATCTACAACATTGTAAGACCTTTAGAACTCAAATATTTCGGTCGGTAA